The Juglans regia cultivar Chandler chromosome 2, Walnut 2.0, whole genome shotgun sequence genome includes a window with the following:
- the LOC108987171 gene encoding elongation factor 2 has product MVKFTADELRRIMDYKHNIRNMSVIAHVDHGKSTLTDSLVAAAGIIAQEVAGDVRMTDTRADEAERGITIKSTGISLYYEMTDEALKSYTGERKGNEYLINLIDSPGHVDFSSEVTAALRITDGALVVVDCVEGVCVQTETVLRQALGERIRPVLTVNKMDRCFLELQVDGEEAYQTFQRVIENANVIMATYEDPLLGDVQVYPEKGTVAFSAGLHGWAFTLTNFAKMYASKFGVDEAKMMERLWGENFFDPATRKWTSKNTGSPTCKRGFVQFCYEPIKQIINICMNDQKDKLWPMLQKLGVTMKSEEKDLMGKALMKRVMQTWLPASSALLEMMIFHLPSPGTAQKYRVENLYEGPLDDIYANAIRNCDPEGPLMLYVSKMIPASDKGRFFAFGRVFAGKVSTGLKVRIMGPNYVPGEKKDLYVKSVQRTVIWMGKKQETVEDVPCGNTVALVGLDQYITKNATLTNEKEVDAHPIRAMKFSVSPVVRVAVQCKVASDLPKLVEGLKRLAKSDPMVVCSIEESGEHIIAGAGELHLEICLKDLQDDFMGGAEIIKSDPVVSFRETVLEKSSRTVMSKSPNKHNRLYMEARPLEEGLAEAIDDGRIGPRDDPKVRSKILSEEFGWDKDLAKKIWCFGPETTGPNMVVDMCKGVQYLNEIKDSVVAGFQWASKEGALAEENMRGICFEVCDVVLHSDAIHRGGGQVIPTARRVIYASQLTAKPRLLEPVYLVEIQAPEQALGGIYSVLNQKRGHVFEEIQRPGTPLYNIKAYLPVVESFGFSSTLRAATSGQAFPQCVFDHWDMMSSDPLESGSQAAVLVTDIRKRKGLKEQMTPLSEFEDKL; this is encoded by the exons ATG GTGAAGTTCACCGCAGATGAGCTCCGCAGAATTATGGACTACAAACACAACATCCGTAATATGTCTGTTATTGCGCATGTTGATCATG gGAAATCTACGCTTACTGATTCTCTTGTGGCTGCCGCTGGTATTATTGCACAAGAAGTTGCGGGTGATGTCCGGATGACAGATACCCGTGCTGATGAGGCAGAACGTGGCATCACAATTAAATCTACTGGTATTTCTCTCTATTATGAGATGACTGATGAAGCTCTGAAGAGCTACACGGGGGAACGAAAAGGGAATGAATACCTCATCAATCTCATTGACTCTCCTGGGCACGTTGACTTCTCATCTGAGGTTACTGCTGCCCTACGCATTACTGATGGTGCACTTGTGGTCGTTGATTGTGTTGAAGGTGTCTGTGTCCAAACAGAAACCGTACTTAGACAGGCCTTGGGAGAAAGAATTAGACCTGTCTTGACTGTCAACAAGATGGACAGGTGTTTTCTTGAGCTCCAGGTTGATGGAGAGGAGGCTTACCAAACATTCCAGAGGGTTATTGAGAATGCAAATGTCATCATGGCCACGTACGAAGATCCCCTCCTCGGTGATGTTCAGGTTTATCCTGAGAAGGGGACGGTTGCCTTCTCCGCTGGTTTGCATGGTTGGGCGTTTACTCTGACTAATTTTGCCAAGATGTATGCCTCCAAATTTGGAGTGGATGAGGCCAAGATGATGGAACGACTCTGGGGTGAAAACTTCTTTGATCCTGCTACAAGGAAATGGACCAGCAAGAACACTGGGTCTCCTACCTGCAAGCGTGGTTTTGTTCAGTTCTGCTATGAACCTATCAAGCAGATAATCAACATTTGCATGAATGATCAGAAGGACAAGCTGTGGCCAATGTTGCAGAAGCTTGGTGTCACCATGAAGTCAGAGGAGAAGGATTTAATGGGAAAGGCATTGATGAAACGTGTCATGCAGACCTGGCTGCCAGCTAGTAGTGCCCTGTTGGAAATGATGATATTTCACCTTCCGTCTCCTGGCACGGCCCAAAAGTATCGTGTTGAGAACTTGTATGAGGGTCCCCTGGATGATATTTATGCTAATGCCATCAGAAACTGTGATCCCGAGGGCCCTCTAATGCTCTATGTATCAAAAATGATTCCTGCATCTGATAAGGGTAGGTTCTTTGCCTTTGGTCGGGTGTTTGCTGGTAAGGTCTCGACTGGGCTGAAAGTTAGAATCATGGGTCCCAACTATGTGCCCGGGGAAAAGAAGGACTTGTATGTTAAGAGTGTGCAGAGAACTGTTATCTGGATGGGGAAGAAGCAGGAAACAGTAGAGGATGTGCCTTGCGGTAACACGGTCGCCTTGGTTGGGTTGGATCAGTATATCACCAAGAATGCTACTTTGACAAATGAGAAGGAAGTTGATGCACACCCAATCCGTGCCATGAAGTTCTCTGTATCGCCTGTCGTGCGTGTGGCTGTTCAATGCAAGGTTGCATCTGACCTTCCGAAGCTTGTTGAAGGACTGAAACGTTTGGCAAAGTCGGATCCCATGGTCGTCTGTTCTATTGAAGAGTCCGGAGAGCACATCATAGCTGGTGCTGGAGAACTCCACCTTGAGATCTGTTTGAAGGATTTGCAGGATGATTTCATGGGTGGTGCAGAGATTATCAAGTCTGATCCTGTCGTATCCTTCCGTGAGACAGTCCTTGAGAAGTCTTCCCGTACTGTGATGAGCAAGTCACCCAACAAGCACAACCGTTTGTACATGGAAGCACGTCCCTTGGAAGAGGGGCTTGCAGAGGCCATTGATGATGGCCGTATCGGTCCAAGGGATGATCCTAAAGTTCGTTCCAAAATCTTGTCTGAGGAGTTTGGTTGGGATAAGGATCTTGCGAAGAAAATTTGGTGTTTTGGCCCGGAGACTACTGGCCCTAATATGGTAGTGGATATGTGTAAGGGAGTTCAGTACCTGAATGAAATTAAGGATTCTGTTGTGGCTGGGTTTCAGTGGGCTTCTAAGGAAGGTGCATTGGCTGAAGAAAACATGAGAGGTATCTGCTTTGAAGTCTGTGATGTGGTTCTTCATTCCGATGCCATCCACAGAGGTGGTGGTCAGGTCATTCCAACTGCTAGGAGGGTTATATATGCTTCCCAGCTGACTGCCAAACCCAGGCTTCTTGAACCTGTATACTTGGTGGAAATACAAGCTCCTGAACAGGCACTTGGTGGTATCTACAGTGTTCTTAACCAGAAACGTGGGCATGTGTTTGAGGAAATCCAGAGGCCTGGTACCCCTCTTTACAACATCAAGGCGTACCTGCCTGTCGTTGAATCTTTCGGATTCTCAAGTACGTTGAGGGCTGCAACCTCAGGGCAGGCTTTCCCCCAATGTGTCTTCGATCACTGGGATATGATGTCATCTGATCCCTTGGAATCTGGATCACAGGCAGCGGTGCTTGTGACAGATATTCGCAAGAGGAAGGGCTTGAAGGAGCAGATGACCCCACTTTCGGAGTTCGAAGACAAGCTATAA
- the LOC108987176 gene encoding DNA polymerase zeta processivity subunit, which yields MDRRENQSSEGETARILVEFLEVAINSIVFLKGVYPSGAFERRRYMNVVVQRARHPQLRDYIHSTVSTLLPFIQKGLVERVAVIFFNADCIPVERFVFKLVVNQSYGSKLEEADLEFSLRSFLIKLSVSESLTKVLPHDCRWEIIAYFRSLPQASMSKDAELWTPTDTRQWQQPPILIPIKSMSSEPLCLQLYLEHPSSSEPKP from the exons ATGGATCGCAGAGAAAATCAATCTTCTGAAG GTGAAACAGCTCGGATTTTGGTTGAATTCTTGGAAGTGGCCATCAATTCTATTGTTTTCCTCAAAGGTGTTTACCCTTCTG GCGCATTTGAAAGAAGGAGATATATGAATGTGGTGGTTCAAAGGGCTCGCCACCCTCAGCTCCGAGATTACATACATTCCACCGTCTCTACTCTTCTTCCCTTTATACAAAAG GGATTGGTGGAGAGAGTAGCAGTTATTTTTTTCAACGCTGACTGCATCCCGGTGGAGCGATTTGTTTTCAAGCTCGTAGTGAACCAGTCCTATGGCTCAAAGTTGGAAGAAGCTGACCTGGAGTTCTCTCTTAGATCATTCCTGATCAAGCTCTCAGTCTCAGAATCCCTTACTAAGGTCCTTCCCCATG ACTGCAGGTGGGAGATAATTGCTTATTTTCGATCTCTTCCTCAGGCTAGTATGAGCAAGGATGCAGAGTTATGGACCCCAACGGACACAAGGCAGTGGCAGCAACCTCCTATACTGATCCCTATTAAGTCAATGAGTAGCGAACCTCTGTGTCTGCAGTTATATTTAGAACATCCTAGTTCATCTGAACCAAAGCCTTGA